A stretch of Lathyrus oleraceus cultivar Zhongwan6 chromosome 6, CAAS_Psat_ZW6_1.0, whole genome shotgun sequence DNA encodes these proteins:
- the LOC127096932 gene encoding B3 domain-containing transcription factor VRN1 isoform X1, which translates to MHPIRFFKIVTSTNLQDGNIRIPNAFTQKYIGDLSNIMFLKTPDDKEWEIHLTKKDGDIWIHKGWKEFAAHYSLDHGHMLLFQYEKTSHFEVHVFDKSTLEIGYHVYGNNQQKHNNTNENLNEQPSRNKTRPKPQISSSQPHKKSIIDTCEEVGTSSKLQNSPKLVQVKEEKDGSTECLNVKHYQEKKNFTSKTEKALIKAKNYKSENPLFIVVMTSSYTNQYMYVPFDFEQKYLKKDQSDMVLRVLGDDRTWIVKYCQSRISSGWKIFASDNNLKVGDVCLFEMINYDAYAFRVLVFRVDDEQGSPPPQVHRDRINWVETARISKVDSKPIILHRGLKATPINSLQASPPAFAKVEAEQFASTLKNPHFTINLRSSHWDEYKPRIPNSFSRKYLCYQNNTVMLQFDEKIWQVELVSYPSDLTRKLSVGWSRFADENKLQVGDVCVFELINKEDAVLDVHIFRGCN; encoded by the exons ATGCATCCTATCAGATTCTTCAAGATTGTTACTTCAACAAATCTTCAAGATGGAAATATT AGAATTCCAAATGCTTTCACTCAGAAATATATTGGTGATTTATCAAACATAATGTTTCTCAAGACTCCAGATGACAAAGAATGGGAAATACATTTAACTAAAAAGGATGGTGATATTTGGATTCACAAGGGTTGGAAGGAATTCGCCGCACATTATTCATTAGATCACGGACATATGCTGTTGTTTCAATACGAGAAAACCTCTCATTTTGAAGTGCATGTATTCGACAAGAGTACCCTTGAAATTGGATATCATGTTTACGGCAATAATCAACAAAAACATAATAACACAAATGAAAATTTGAATGAGCAACCTTCACGCAACAAGACTAGACCAAAACCACAAATTTCAAGTTCTCAACCTCATAAGAAATCGATAATTGACACATGCGAAGAAGTTGGAACAAGTTCCAAATTGCAAAACTCGCCTAAACTTGTTCAAGTTAAAG AGGAGAAGGATGGTTCCACTGAATGCCTAAATGTGAAGCATTATCAGGAGAAGAAGAATTTTACTTCTAAAACTGAAAAAGCTTTAATCAAAGCCAAAAACTACAAATCTGAAAATCCACTTTTCATtgttgtcatgacatcttccTATACTAATCAATATATG TATGTCCCTTTCGATTTCGAACAAAAGTATTTGAAGAAAGATCAAAGCGATATGGTCCTTCGGGTCTTGGGCGATGATAGAACTTGGATTGTTAAATATTGTCAAAGTAGAATAAGTTCTGGATGGAAAATATTTGCTTCTGATAATAATTTGAAAGTCGGAGATGTTTGTCTTTTCGAGATGATCAATTACGACGCCTATGCTTTTAGAGTACTAGTTTTTCGAGTCGACGATGAACAAGGTTCCCCTCCACCACAAG TTCACAGAGATCGAATTAATTGGGTAGAAACAGCAAGAATCTCAAAAGTTGACAGTAAACCTATTATTTTACATCGAG GATTGAAAGCTACTCCAATAAATTCCTTGCAGGCTAGTCCACCCGCCTTTGCAAAAGTTGAAGCGGAACAATTCGCATCGACATTGAAAAATCCTCATTTCACTATCAATTTAAGATCAAGTCATTGGGACGAATACAAACCG CGTATACCGAATTCGTTCTCAAGGAAGTACTTGTGTTACCAAAACAACACTGTGATGTTACAGTTTGATGAAAAAATCTGGCAGGTAGAATTGGTGAGTTATCCATCCGATCTGACGAGAAAGTTGAGTGTAGGTTGGAGTCGGTTTGCAGATGAAAATAAATTGCAGGTGGGAGATGTATGTGTGTTTGAGCTCATCAACAAGGAAGATGCTGTGCTTGATGTTCATATTTTCAGAGGTTGTAATTAG
- the LOC127091778 gene encoding histone-lysine N-methyltransferase family member SUVH9, which produces MNSENPDFLSAPPGIPFPVPLLTPKQEPREEPVQHELQQEQQQQQPNLNDLPSLNLNLNLNLDDIYEQETLPDGFSNFNLLSEAFRTGFTTGLQQLENDVVVEVVDDPNSRAIVPVPEARQSYDNNGPAGAGEVAAQRIQRRYKELVRVADLGLAEQRQFRDLVRRTRMVYDSLRVLALIEEEKRSDVRKVRSDLRASALMRNRGLWLNRDKRIVGPIPGICIGDVFLYRMELVVIGLHGQPQAGIDYLPASMSSNGEPIATSVIVSGGYEDDVDEGDVIIYSGHGGQDKNSRQVFHQKLEGGNLAMERSMHYGIEVRVIRGVRYEGTSSASGKVYVYDGLYRIVEYWFDIGKSGFGVYKFKLWRIDGQAKMGSSILKEALMLRRDPLCFKPMCVFSLDISNRNENVGVRLYNDIDRSNDPMCFEYLPRATFPPFVFHQSGRVTGCDCVNGCVEGCFCFMKNGNEFPYSQSGLLLKGRSIVFECGPFCRCPPNCRNRVTQKGLKNRLEVFRSKETGWGVRSLDLIQAGAFICEYTGVVLTREQAQILIMNGDSLIYPNRFSNRWEEWGDLSLVDPSYVRPTYPSIPPLDFALDVSRMRNVACYMSHSSTPNVLVQFVLYDHNNLMFPHLMLFAMENIPPMREFSLDYGVADDELTGKLAICN; this is translated from the coding sequence ATGAATTCTGAAAACCCAGACTTTCTTTCAGCTCCACCGGGTATCCCTTTCCCAGTTCCATTGCTAACTCCGAAGCAAGAACCTCGCGAGGAACCAGTTCAACACGAACtacaacaagaacaacaacagcaacaaccgaACCTCAATGATCTTCCGAGCCTCAATCTTAACCTAAATCTTAACCTCGATGATATTTACGAACAAGAAACCCTACCCGACGGGTTTTCCAACTTTAATCTTCTCTCAGAGGCTTTCCGAACCGGGTTCACTACAGGACTACAACAGCTCGAAAACGACGTCGTTGTTGAAGTAGTTGATGATCCTAATTCACGCGCCATCGTTCCCGTTCCCGAGGCGCGTCAGAGTTACGACAACAATGGTCCGGCGGGGGCGGGGGAAGTTGCGGCGCAGAGGATTCAACGGCGTTACAAGGAGCTGGTTCGCGTGGCGGATCTTGGTTTAGCGGAGCAGCGTCAGTTTCGTGACCTTGTGAGAAGGACGAGAATGGTTTACGATTCGCTTCGTGTTTTGGCTTTGATTGAGGAAGAGAAGAGAAGTGATGTTCGGAAAGTGAGAAGTGATCTGAGAGCTTCTGCTTTGATGAGAAACAGAGGTTTGTGGCTGAATCGTGATAAGAGAATCGTTGGTCCGATTCCTGGTATTTGTATAGGTGATGTGTTTCTTTATAGAATGGAGTTGGTTGTGATTGGTTTACATGGTCAACCACAAGCTGGGATTGATTATTTACCTGCTAGTATGAGTTCGAACGGCGAACCGATTGCTACTAGTGTGATTGTTTCCGGTGGATATGAAGATGACGTCGATGAAGGCGATGTTATTATCTATTCTGGTCATGGTGGTCAGGATAAGAATTCAAGGCAGGTTTTTCATCAGAAGTTGGAAGGCGGGAACCTTGCGATGGAGAGAAGTATGCATTATGGGATTGAGGTTAGGGTTATTCGCGGTGTTCGGTATGAGGGTACGTCTTCGGCTTCTGGTAAGGTTTATGTTTATGATGGCTTGTATAGGATTGTTGAATATTGGTTTGATATTGGAAAATCTGGTTTTGGTGTTTATAAGTTTAAGCTATGGAGGATTGATGGACAAGCTAAGATGGGTAGTTCGATTCTTAAGGAGGCTCTTATGCTTAGGAGGGATCCTTTGTGTTTTAAACCTATGTGTGTTTTTTCACTTGATATTTCCAATAGGAATGAGAATGTTGGTGTGAGGCTTTATAATGATATTGATAGAAGTAATGATCCGATGTGTTTTGAGTATCTCCCGAGGGCTACTTTTCCGCCGTTTGTGTTTCATCAGAGTGGGAGGGTGACGGGTTGTGATTGCGTGAACGGTTGCGTTGAAGGATGCTTTTGTTTCATGAAGAATGGAAATGAGTTTCCTTATAGTCAAAGTGGGCTTCTCTTGAAAGGGAGATCGATAGTCTTTGAATGCGGTCCTTTTTGTCGTTGTCCGCCTAATTGTCGTAACCGTGTTACGCAAAAAGGGCTAAAAAATAGGTTGGAAGTGTTTAGATCTAAGGAGACTGGTTGGGGAGTTAGGTCTTTGGACCTTATTCAAGCTGGTGCTTTTATATGTGAATACACCGGGGTTGTTTTGACTAGGGAGCAAGCACAGATTTTGATCATGAATGGTGATTCATTGATATATCCGAATCGGTTTTCGAATAGGTGGGAAGAATGGGGTGATTTATCTTTGGTAGACCCTAGTTATGTGCGCCCGACGTATCCATCAATTCCTCCTTTAGATTTTGCTCTGGACGTGTCAAGAATGAGGAATGTTGCGTGCTACATGAGTCATAGCTCAACTCCCAATGTGTTGGTTCAGTTTGTTCTATATGATCACAATAATTTGATGTTCCCTCACCTTATGCTATTTGCAATGGAGAACATCCCTCCAATGAGAGAATTCAGCCTTGATTATGGGGTAGCTGATGATGAGTTGACTGGCAAGCTCGCTATATGTAACTGA
- the LOC127096932 gene encoding B3 domain-containing transcription factor VRN1 isoform X2: MFLKTPDDKEWEIHLTKKDGDIWIHKGWKEFAAHYSLDHGHMLLFQYEKTSHFEVHVFDKSTLEIGYHVYGNNQQKHNNTNENLNEQPSRNKTRPKPQISSSQPHKKSIIDTCEEVGTSSKLQNSPKLVQVKEEKDGSTECLNVKHYQEKKNFTSKTEKALIKAKNYKSENPLFIVVMTSSYTNQYMYVPFDFEQKYLKKDQSDMVLRVLGDDRTWIVKYCQSRISSGWKIFASDNNLKVGDVCLFEMINYDAYAFRVLVFRVDDEQGSPPPQVHRDRINWVETARISKVDSKPIILHRGLKATPINSLQASPPAFAKVEAEQFASTLKNPHFTINLRSSHWDEYKPRIPNSFSRKYLCYQNNTVMLQFDEKIWQVELVSYPSDLTRKLSVGWSRFADENKLQVGDVCVFELINKEDAVLDVHIFRGCN, translated from the exons ATGTTTCTCAAGACTCCAGATGACAAAGAATGGGAAATACATTTAACTAAAAAGGATGGTGATATTTGGATTCACAAGGGTTGGAAGGAATTCGCCGCACATTATTCATTAGATCACGGACATATGCTGTTGTTTCAATACGAGAAAACCTCTCATTTTGAAGTGCATGTATTCGACAAGAGTACCCTTGAAATTGGATATCATGTTTACGGCAATAATCAACAAAAACATAATAACACAAATGAAAATTTGAATGAGCAACCTTCACGCAACAAGACTAGACCAAAACCACAAATTTCAAGTTCTCAACCTCATAAGAAATCGATAATTGACACATGCGAAGAAGTTGGAACAAGTTCCAAATTGCAAAACTCGCCTAAACTTGTTCAAGTTAAAG AGGAGAAGGATGGTTCCACTGAATGCCTAAATGTGAAGCATTATCAGGAGAAGAAGAATTTTACTTCTAAAACTGAAAAAGCTTTAATCAAAGCCAAAAACTACAAATCTGAAAATCCACTTTTCATtgttgtcatgacatcttccTATACTAATCAATATATG TATGTCCCTTTCGATTTCGAACAAAAGTATTTGAAGAAAGATCAAAGCGATATGGTCCTTCGGGTCTTGGGCGATGATAGAACTTGGATTGTTAAATATTGTCAAAGTAGAATAAGTTCTGGATGGAAAATATTTGCTTCTGATAATAATTTGAAAGTCGGAGATGTTTGTCTTTTCGAGATGATCAATTACGACGCCTATGCTTTTAGAGTACTAGTTTTTCGAGTCGACGATGAACAAGGTTCCCCTCCACCACAAG TTCACAGAGATCGAATTAATTGGGTAGAAACAGCAAGAATCTCAAAAGTTGACAGTAAACCTATTATTTTACATCGAG GATTGAAAGCTACTCCAATAAATTCCTTGCAGGCTAGTCCACCCGCCTTTGCAAAAGTTGAAGCGGAACAATTCGCATCGACATTGAAAAATCCTCATTTCACTATCAATTTAAGATCAAGTCATTGGGACGAATACAAACCG CGTATACCGAATTCGTTCTCAAGGAAGTACTTGTGTTACCAAAACAACACTGTGATGTTACAGTTTGATGAAAAAATCTGGCAGGTAGAATTGGTGAGTTATCCATCCGATCTGACGAGAAAGTTGAGTGTAGGTTGGAGTCGGTTTGCAGATGAAAATAAATTGCAGGTGGGAGATGTATGTGTGTTTGAGCTCATCAACAAGGAAGATGCTGTGCTTGATGTTCATATTTTCAGAGGTTGTAATTAG